The Limnospira fusiformis SAG 85.79 genomic interval TTGTGCGATCGCCTCTTTTATAGTTCCTCTGGATCTAAACCCAGCGCGCGCAACCTTTCCGCCAGACGTTCTGCCCGTTGTTCGGCGGATTCGGCTCGTTGTTCGGCGGATTCGGCTCGTTGTTCGGCGGATTCCGCCTTTTGCCGTTCAGCTTCGGCTTTTTGGCGTTCAGCTTCGGCTTTTTGACGTTCGGCTTCAGCTTTTTGGCGTTCCGCTTCAGCTTTTTGGCGTTCGGCTTCAGCTTTTTGGCGTTCCGCTTCTTCTGGTAACAGGACTAAATTACCTTCGGTATCATAAAACCGCAGCCAAATTGCTTCCTCACGGTCTATAGTTCCTGACCAAGTTCCCAGCCAAAAGCCCAAGGTTTCACACCACAGCCAACCTCGCTCATTCGCCTCTAAAAGCTGATAACCTCCCGAACTCTGCAAATGCCATCCTTGAAAGGCGTTGGCTTCAAACGGGTCAAATACAAAGTAATCTGGGGTTCGGAATATCTGCTGATACAGCTCCTTTTTCTTTCCTTTATCTACTCTGGCGGTACTGGGAGACATTAGCTCCACAATGACATCTGGGTAGCGACCCCCTTCCTGCCATACTACCCAACCCTGTCGTTCTTTGGTGCCATCTACATCTAAAACCGCAAAGAAATCAGGGCCACGAAAATCTCGGTTCCTAGCTTGTTCGCTGCTATAGTAAATAAACATATTCCCGCCTGTATAGAAATCATGGCGCTCGCTCCAAGCCTGTTGCAATGACCTAATCAGGACGTTCATAGCAATGCGGTGACGGTTACTTTCCAAAGGCTCTCCATCATCAAAAATCAAATCTGTTGGCGGCATGGGGGGTTCCCATTCCGTTTCGGTAGCAGTTTCGGGGCTAGTATTGGCAGTGAGTTCAACTGACATTTTCGGTTCCCCCGTCTCTCGTATTTCTCAGTTGCTGATGATTATATCCCCAACTTTCCCGATTTTGGGACTGGCTCCCACAGACATTCTCCCACTGGGAAGGCGTTGGGTAAATTACCTAGAAAGTGGATGTTGTGCGATCGCTTCTTTTATAGTTCCTCTGGATCTAAACCCAGCGCGCGCAACCGTTGCGCCAGACGTTCGGCTCGTTGTTCGGCGGATTCGGCTCGTTGTTCGGCGGATTCGGCTCGTTGTTCGGCGGCTTCGGCTTTTTGACGTTCGGCCTCTTCCGGTAACAACACCAAATTACCTTCGGTATCATAAAACCGCAGCCAAATTGCCTCCTCACGGTCTATAGTTCCCGACCAAGTTCCCAGCCAAAAGCCTAAACTTTCACACCAAAGCCAACCTCGCTCATTCGGCTCTAAAAGCTGATAACCTCCCGAACTATGCAAATGCCATCCTTGAAAGGCGTTGGCTTCAAACGGGTCAAATACAAAGTAATCTGGGGTTCGGAATATCTGCTGATACAGCTCCTTTTTCTTTCCTTTATCTACTCTGGCGGTACTGGGAGACATTAGCTCCACAATGACATCTGGGTAGCGACCCCCTTCCTGCCATACTACCCAACCCTGTCGTTCTTTAGTGCCATCTACATCTAACACAGCAAAGAAATCTGGCCCGCGAAAATCTCGGTTCCTAGCTTGTTCGCTGCTATAGTAAATAAACATATTCCCGCCTGTATAGAAATCATGGCGCGCACTCCAAGCCTGTTGCAATGACCTAATCAGGACGTTCATAGCAATGCGGTGACGGTTACTTTCCAAAGGCTCTCCATCATCAAAAATCAAATCTGTTGGCGGCATGGGGGGTTCCCATTCCGTTTCGGTAGCAGTTTCGGGGCTAGTATTGGCAGTGAGTTCAACTGACATTTGCGGTTCCCCCGTCTCTCGTGTTTCTCAGTTGCTGATGATTATATCCCAAGCCGCCGATAGTCGCCTGGAACCACAGGCTCTCTCAGGGTTCGACTCGATTATGGTTGAATTCATGATAAGCTCTACTTATGACAGCCATTAAAATAAATGTGGCTCAACCCCTTTACAAACCTTAACAGAGTGTGTCATATTATAGACACGGTAGAAAAACAACTGCCGGATAAGTACCTCGAAAATTCAATACAGCAATCATATCCAACATGACTACTACCATTCAGCAGCGCGAAAGCGCCAACGCTTGGGAACGCTTTTGTAGCTGGGTAACATCCACCAACAACCGCCTTTATGTAGGCTGGTTCGGTGTTCTGATGATCCCTACCCTACTAACTGCTACCATCTGCTACATCATCGCTTTTATCGCTGCTCCTCCCGTGGACATTGACGGTATCCG includes:
- a CDS encoding Uma2 family endonuclease, whose translation is MSVELTANTSPETATETEWEPPMPPTDLIFDDGEPLESNRHRIAMNVLIRSLQQAWSERHDFYTGGNMFIYYSSEQARNRDFRGPDFFAVLDVDGTKERQGWVVWQEGGRYPDVIVELMSPSTARVDKGKKKELYQQIFRTPDYFVFDPFEANAFQGWHLQSSGGYQLLEANERGWLWCETLGFWLGTWSGTIDREEAIWLRFYDTEGNLVLLPEEAERQKAEAERQKAEAERQKAEAERQKAEAERQKAEAERQKAESAEQRAESAEQRAESAEQRAERLAERLRALGLDPEEL
- a CDS encoding Uma2 family endonuclease; the protein is MSVELTANTSPETATETEWEPPMPPTDLIFDDGEPLESNRHRIAMNVLIRSLQQAWSARHDFYTGGNMFIYYSSEQARNRDFRGPDFFAVLDVDGTKERQGWVVWQEGGRYPDVIVELMSPSTARVDKGKKKELYQQIFRTPDYFVFDPFEANAFQGWHLHSSGGYQLLEPNERGWLWCESLGFWLGTWSGTIDREEAIWLRFYDTEGNLVLLPEEAERQKAEAAEQRAESAEQRAESAEQRAERLAQRLRALGLDPEEL